A region of Vespula vulgaris chromosome 1, iyVesVulg1.1, whole genome shotgun sequence DNA encodes the following proteins:
- the LOC127068407 gene encoding transmembrane protein 208 gives MATKKSKVATKGIKQIVEENVSTLNFYRNMIFGALGTYFIFMLAFFEFTTLIITLTIFSAIVYVASYQFMAYMARATYLESGQLLDSGVDLNIEGGIGEHVKDLIILTSGVQILSLISNYFWLLWLLVPLRGGWMIWKQILSPWFFTLPQEEPEVNEKKQRKLEKKMARRH, from the exons acaAAAAAATCTAAAGTGGCAACGAAAGGTATCAAACAGATAGTAGAAGAAAATGTTTCCACTTTAaacttttatagaaatatgatatttGGAGCATTAGGAACATATTTTATCTTCATGTTAGCTTTCTTTGAATTTACAACTTTAATAATA ACATTAACGATCTTTTCTGCAATTGTATATGTTGCAAGTTATCAATTTATGGCATACATGGCACGTGCTACTTATTTAGAATCTGGGCAGCTTTTAGATTCTGGGGTAGATCTTAATATAGAAGGTGGTATTGGAGA GCATGTTAAAGACTTGATTATATTAACTTCAGGAGTACAAATACTTTCacttatatcaaattatttttggcTCTTATGGCTTCTG GTACCTTTAAGAGGAGGTTGGATGATTTGGAAACAAATATTGTCTCCATGGTTTTTCACTTTGCCTCAAGAAGAGCCAGAGGTTAATGAGAAAAAACAACGAAagctagaaaagaaaatggcgaGAAGACATTGA